ttcctttctttttgttttatcaaatgcatccACAAAGTCAACCAATGAGATTTTGGACATTTAATGTTAAGGTCCAATCTTCGAATTGAGCTATTAATTTTCTTCTTTGCCTTTTTCATTTTCCAGTATACATCCCTAAGTATTTAAAGAAACTAAAGGGCAATCAGCCATGAAAATCAAGTACTGAAGATAAGAAAGAATGCAAAATAAGTGAGAAAATGTCGaaagaagtttttgaaaaaaaaaaaaaaaaaatcatggttACTTCCTTACAAGGATTATAAACCGATCGAAAACAACGGCCTTGTTTGGCAGCTAagttttttgctaagtttgtctgctacaaatcttttaaaaattttaactacagtaacctcaaaaaacttttcaaagtttttaaactatacacttcaaaatattcaaaaaaaacacacttcaaaaaaatttttaaaaacttctacagtaaattacagtaaaattttaggcaaacacccaaaaaactcacttgtcaAACagggttaattttttttttttttttttttgtcatatgACCACGTGTGGTATCTTGAATCACCAGACTAGCTCACACGTGTCCCACACCAATCTGCCCGAGCCGTGTGAGTTGTTTCACCGAAGATTCGATCCTTAGCAGTGGTACTCACCTAATTAGGTTACTACCACCAGACCAAAGCCCCTGGGGCAAACCGGGTTAACATTTTATCAAGAAGTTTTTGCCGTGGCTAAACAATTAGCAGTAGCTTGACAGGCACATCTGGATATGCTCAATTTCCCAGGGACATTTCAGTAGCTCCATTTCCTCTTAATGCCATGTCGCTAATTCATCACAAACTGCAATCTGCTGAGGCTTATTCCAGCTTCCAATTGCTCTGTGGATGCCCCAAGTCCCAAGACTCCTGAGACACATGCCTGTCTTAAATGCTGAAAATCTCTTCTTGGTGACCATGATGAAATGGTTCTACCACCAATATAGTCTCCTGGTTTTTTGGGACAAGCACCACGAACATGAAGTTTTGAACGAACGAATGAGGTGCTTCGGGATGAAAAGTAAGAAAGGTAGAGAAAAAAGATTGTCAAATATGCTCAAGTATCTCCATTTCCAGATGCTAAGGGGCAAATTTTTTCTGCAGATTTCCTTAGCAACCAAAGAATCAATTGGCTGTACGGATCATATGTGCAAGGTCTTACAAATGTTACGTTTGAAATAGATTATAAGTTGTAACGACCAACATGGTACAAAATGATCAGCAAAAGCTACAAAAACTCGAGATGATTAAGAAAAGTAAGAAATCTGACTAGAAACTGATCCTATGTATCTTCATCATCTTGAATATTTGAGCCACATATACATTCTGGGAAGGGATTTTGGTAGAAGGGTTCTTCCAGCCTGAAACGACCTCGACCTTTGATGCCTGAAGGGGCACCTTCTCTTTTCCTTGGAGCTCCTTGCCTGCAAATTGTTATGCGTCAAAAGATAGATCACGATAGATTTGCAATTCATTACTAGAGTtcttgaggacaatgtgaaatTTCCGTGCTTCAAGATGAAAAGTGAACACAAGATTTAATTCATTCAGCATGGACTCGTATCAACCAGAATTACCTATATATCTACAGGGTAGAATGTTTTTCATTATGAAAGTGACATTTGATATTGCGAACAGATGTTTTCCTTGTTATGGGCCTGCGGATGGGAATTGGAGGAGAGAAGATGGGGAAAAAATGTTCAAGCTCTATTCCAAATGTTGATAATCTCCATCTATGCTTTTGCTATTTCTTTGATTAAGTAAAGATCCACATACTTCTGCAGACTaactatatatattttttggctTTCTCATGTCAAAAGCATCAGCCATCAATTACAATACAGGGCCACTTCTTGCATACAAGAGAACAACAGGATTTTCCAAATTTGCATATTTTACAACCACCTGCATGGAAGAGTCAGTTTCTCTTTTTCAAATGTCTAAAGCTATAAAGAAAATAACCTACTAAGATACCTGCTCCTGTGCAATTTCATTACAAGATGAGACAATGATGATGATCCATCTTTGAGCACTCCGGATTCCAACATATCATATATTGCAACTAGGCCTTTCCTGAATAAGATAACAGCGAACATTAGAAACATGaggcaaaaataaataaataaatacataaatagtCATCAAAAGAGCACAAGAAACAATCATTGACAAGTGCAAAGAAAAATCTATTACAAAGATATTGCCAAGCAAACAGGCATAGAGTTTGTGCTGCTTCAAATAATCAATGTTTTTAGGAAATAAACAATGAGAATAACAAAAGAGAACGATACTCTACACTGGAACTTCCTTTTAGGATATATTCTACTAAACAAATATGTTGAAGCACAAACTAGTATTTTCTCATCCACTGGGAACCATGCTTCCAAACAGATGATCTACAGTACCTATCCACTCTTATCGTGCATATTACACAAAATATTATTCCCATGTACAGAACATATTGTTTGCAAGTactaaaattagtaaaaaaaatgTATGTGTAGATCAAGGGGAAAATACTGGAACAGCCTAGAAGAGACACAGGCAAAaactcaaatggtattttgaAGCTGAAGGCAATTGAAATACCATGTGGGCCTCAAACTAAAAACAATAAGTTCGATTTTTGATGCTAAGAAATGCAAACAGATGATCAGTATATAATTACAATAAGTTCATGTTGGACCATCTATTCAAACCTCTGATTCTGAATCTGTAGGTTTATAGTTGCGGAGATGTAACACTTGCATACAACTACTCGACACCATAAATAAACTACAGAGGATCTAGAAAATTCAATGTGTGATTGGAATAGCAACCTGTCTGGAGTGATTGTCTTCCGATGGCCTAAGAATCTGCGATGTCCTTCAACAGCTCTTGCCATGTTACCTGAATGTGATGGGATGAACACATCACTCTCTATGGAGATGATATAATCAAGTGCGGCAGATTGAGAAGCGTGATGGGAAAATGCTTGCAGCTCTCCTTTGCTTGCAAGAGCTTCCTGCCATCAGACAGAAAAAAGTTTTGGTTTTACAAATAGCAATACTGCAGAAAATTCAAATAATCTTTATTACGTTAGAAGATCATGACTTCACCTTAAACACTATATTTGGGAAACGAGAAGTTAGCTCTGAAAGATGAACGCTACCACCATAAATCTCCCCAGCTGCTATATAAATCAACGTTGATGGAGGGTAACCAAGAGCTTGAAGGAATATTCCAACTTCCTTTGGAGTTAAGGGGCACAAGCCACCTATTCTCTGTTCTGTTGCattaatatttttaatcttCCAGTGGTTTGTGTTGATCCTATTACATGACAAACAACTGAAGTTGGTAAGTAGAACTGTTGAAAAAACCCCATTGAGCTTAATGTTAGAAAGACATTTTCTGAATCATAAACTAACCTAATTTAGAACACTGTCTATATCATCTTAGTGGTTGTTGCAGTAAGAAGTACAGTGTCACATTCtcaaagttttttctttttttaaattaaacAGCAAATTCTTATACAAAATTCATAAATCAAAAAAACCAAAAACTTCTCTAGAAGAATTACTTTCTTAGAAAGACCATGAATGCCTCTACCGAGGCAGCTGTTTTGAACCTATAACTACATTGACCTATAAAGTATGCAGAATCAAATCTCAGTCTATCTCTAAGATGGTAAACCTCAATTATGCAAATGAAGGATCCAGGTATATGAGATTGAAAGCCTGCGCCTATGCTGTTACTATGTGTATCATAGAACAAAAAGTTCACCTCATCACTCTAAGCTCTTCAGCTTCAGTTTCAGTTAGACCATGCGTGCAGCCAGTAAAAGAAAGCATGTCCTTCTCATATCTTAGATGAAGTGCAATGTATCTTTCTGCACGAGATCGCAACCGCTCCAGTAGCTTCTGCGGTGTCATCGTCATGTATGCTCAGAACCTAGTTTACCAGGAATTGAGTGGAAGACCTCAAATGAATACAGACATACATGGACATTCTGACTGTGTTAAAGTTCATATATATTGTCCAGTTATTAACCTGTGTATTGAGAAATTAATAGAGTACAAAACATATGTTCAAGCTTTACCTTATTCTGATCATCAGAGGACGAATGAGGTACTACAAGATGCCAGAGAACTTGATAATTTATATTGCAAACACTGCTAATTTCGTATACTGAAGATAAAGCTCCATTTGCTAGGCACAAAGTATTTTACTAGAACACATATTGAGCATCTTCTGTAAACTAATAGCCAGGACTAAGTGATTCACTATCACACTTCAATTATATTATCAGTGCACCTTAAATATTTCCAAGACAGCACAAGAGTAACACATAGCAGGGAAACACACATCAATAACTGTTTCTACCAAATCCATTCACACAGTCATCTTTTCCCCCTTCCCTCAGCCTCTGAGGTTTTATTCAGCTATTACTATCCATAGTTTACTACTTCAGCTCACAGATTGTTCTCACATCATTTTTTTCCCATCACCTGTTATTATCATTTATCAAATGGTATTATAGTTATATGCAATCCACAAGATCTTCATAGTTGTGAAAGTGAAAAACCTGCATTATGTGAAACAGAAATTTCGAGTTTTTCATACACTTCAGAAAAATATATATTCACACAgtcaaatttcattttgaaataaACAAAGGAATCATTTTTATAAATGCAATGGTTATTGACCCAAAAGTCTGAATTCCTAGATGTCAGGAAATTAATTACAGAAACACCATGGTTCTAACCTTTCCAAGGTTTTCAATAGCAGGTGAGAAGCGGAGAGCATGATATAGAGCACGGCATCTCAATCTCTGGATATCAAAAGGCAGATCATTGTTGGCAAGCCGAGAATCAGATTTTGCGACATGAATTACCTATGAGAACAATACAAACCTTAGATTTCTCATGTTCACTATGCAAGGAGCTAGAAATTATGTTGTTTCAAAGTCCTTCACAGTTCTTCACAAACATTTTCCTCTCTACACACTAATAGTTAATTATCAATACAGAAAGAATCCAGTCAAGCAGATTCACATCCTTCATTTTAAAGTATAATTTGGAATAATTTGCAAAAATTCATAATTGATTGAATTACTTTGTGAATCTAGGCAGAATTCCAAAAGCTGGTTCCTTGTCACTACAGAATTATTGCGTTGAACCCCTACCACTCATTTCTCCTTCCTAACCCTCTAGTTGCAAACACAAATCAACTCCAATGCTTTCAAGGAACCTACTGCTATCAACTCAACACCAAAACCATCAGAAATTCAGAATTGGTGTCATTCCTAGAGTGTCTTCTTACTCCACTACCATTGTCAAGTGCCAGCAATCCCAACTGTACCAATAGTTTCACCTCCCAAACCCTCTCATTTCAAACACAAATTAATTCAAACCACTTACAGAACCTTTTATCCATGAGTTCACCTACAACTGTATCAGCAACTAACCATAGACAGATCACACTTATATATATAGTTGTGCATAAGGTACTTAAGGGACATCTTTACTTTATACATGTGCAGATCTCCTTCTCTGTTCCTTTGAAGTCCTCATTTACATACTGGCACACTAtggtgtgtgtttttgtgttGTTGGGCTTGGGGACAGGGGGAGAGAGAAAGAGAtaagaaatgaaatgaattgtACTAAAGAATGATATAAACTATACCTGATAATCCTTCCATAGGTGTGCCATCTCCTCATAGTAACTGACACCAGACCATGACGAGAAATGCTTCCTTGCTCGAGAAGCTGATTCTAATTCTTTGGGAAGCTCCTTCACAATCCTTACATCAGTTTGTAATGTCATGATAAAATGTACTTCATCGAATATGTCAGAAAAAATACTGCATAAATAATTATTGGGATAAAAAAATGTCAGCATATGTGTCTAAGAGCAAGCTAGATAGTAAATTTAACAAGCAGTCA
This sequence is a window from Coffea eugenioides isolate CCC68of chromosome 7, Ceug_1.0, whole genome shotgun sequence. Protein-coding genes within it:
- the LOC113777477 gene encoding O-fucosyltransferase 38 isoform X2; amino-acid sequence: MVNYRGFSSHSKNSSIYFRRYSSPLSITYYIVILFALSIFIFTFYSKDILEDEDRKPPSITSGEKNSKIEQLHDDVLWEAPFSHGLHPCVKPSSRYKATQGWDRYMTVRSNGGLNQMRAGIADMVAVAHIMNATLVIPQLDKRSFWQDTRIVKELPKELESASRARKHFSSWSGVSYYEEMAHLWKDYQVIHVAKSDSRLANNDLPFDIQRLRCRALYHALRFSPAIENLGKKLLERLRSRAERYIALHLRYEKDMLSFTGCTHGLTETEAEELRVMRINTNHWKIKNINATEQRIGGLCPLTPKEVGIFLQALGYPPSTLIYIAAGEIYGGSVHLSELTSRFPNIVFKEALASKGELQAFSHHASQSAALDYIISIESDVFIPSHSGNMARAVEGHRRFLGHRKTITPDRKGLVAIYDMLESGVLKDGSSSLSHLVMKLHRSRQGAPRKREGAPSGIKGRGRFRLEEPFYQNPFPECICGSNIQDDEDT
- the LOC113777477 gene encoding O-fucosyltransferase 38 isoform X1, translating into MVNYRGFSSHSKNSSIYFRRYSSPLSITYYIVILFALSIFIFTFYSKDILEDEDRKPPSITSGEKNSKIEQLHDDVLWEAPFSHGLHPCVKPSSRYKATQGWDRYMTVRSNGGLNQMRAGIADMVAVAHIMNATLVIPQLDKRSFWQDTSIFSDIFDEVHFIMTLQTDVRIVKELPKELESASRARKHFSSWSGVSYYEEMAHLWKDYQVIHVAKSDSRLANNDLPFDIQRLRCRALYHALRFSPAIENLGKKLLERLRSRAERYIALHLRYEKDMLSFTGCTHGLTETEAEELRVMRINTNHWKIKNINATEQRIGGLCPLTPKEVGIFLQALGYPPSTLIYIAAGEIYGGSVHLSELTSRFPNIVFKEALASKGELQAFSHHASQSAALDYIISIESDVFIPSHSGNMARAVEGHRRFLGHRKTITPDRKGLVAIYDMLESGVLKDGSSSLSHLVMKLHRSRQGAPRKREGAPSGIKGRGRFRLEEPFYQNPFPECICGSNIQDDEDT